The nucleotide sequence CCCGGCAAACTGGACGTCACGGTGACCTACACCCTGACCAACGACAACGAAATCATCATCGACTATCACGCGACGACCACCAAGGCGACGCCGGTCAACCTGACCCAGCACACCTATTTCAATTTGAAGGGCGAAGGTCGCGGGACGATCTTGGATCACGAGTTGTTGATCAACGCCAAGCGATTCACGCCGGTCGACGAAACCTTGATCCCCACCGGTGAATTGGCACCGGTCAGCGGAACTCCGTTCGACTTTACCGAGGCCAAAGCAATCGGCCGTGACATCGGCCAGGAACACCAGCAGCTGAAGTTCGGCTTGGGTTACGACCACAACTTTGTGCTGGACCGCGAAGGCAAGGGCATGGCATTGGCCGCCCGCGTTCACGAACCCATCAGCGGCCGCGTGCTGGAAGTCACCACGACCGAACCGGGTGTTCAGTTTTACTGTGGCAACTTCTTGGACGGTCGTTTGACGGGCAAGTCGGGGCAACCCTACGTGCACCGTGGCGGGTTCTGCTTGGAAACACAGCACTTTCCCGATAGCCCGAATCAACCCGAATTTCCGTCGACGATTCTGCGGCCTGGTAAGGCCTACGAAACGACGACGAAGTGGAAGTTCACCGTCAAAGAATAAGTCCGCGATGACGGGGGTGGGTCGAGGATCAACGGCGTTTTTTGCCGCCCTTTTGGGTGATCACCGGGCGTTTGCGTTTGTTCGGCCGTTCGGCTTGTGGCTCCTCCGGTGCAAGCTGCTGTCGCAAACGGTCGGCCAGGCTGGATGACGACGACGAACGTGCCGCGGTGCCTTCCAAGACCGCCGAGTCAAAGTGCTTGCCCTGCGGGATCGTGCGTTTAACGATCAAGCGTTCGCAGATGCCCCACAGGCTGCTGGTGATGAAATAGATGCACAGCCCGGCGGGGACACGGAAGAAAAACAGCCCCATGACCAGAGTCATGTAGGTCATCACCTTCTGTGTCATTTCGGTCTGTTCATCGGTTGCCGGCGGCATGAACATCTTTTGCTGCATCAAGAACAGGCCCATGACGACCACCGGCAAGATGTTGAAATACGGCCCCAACCATCCGGTTCCGCGTCCGGAAAGGTATTCCCACAACCAATCGCCCCAGTAGGCCAACATGTCGGGACCGGCCAAGTTGGACGCCCAATTGGTCCATGAAGCGAACGCGGCTTGTCGCAATTCGATGTCGACCGAAAGTGCACGATACAAACCGATGAAGATCGGCAGTTGCAGGAACATCGGCAGACAACCGGCCATCGGATTGAACCCGACGCGTTGTTGCAGTTCCCGCTGGGCCTTCAGACGGCCTTCCATGTCGTCCTTGTACTTTTCGGCGATCTTTTTCATCTCCGGTGCAAGTTCTTGCATCTTCTGAGCGTTGATCGCTGCCTTGCGGCTTAACGGGAACATCATGCCACGTACGACAACTGTCAGCATGACGATCGCCACGGCATAGTTGCCGATCAGCGAATACATGAAGTGCAGGACACCGGCCAGCAATTTGGCGGGCCAGGAGAACCAGCCGTAATAAATCGTGTCGTCCAGGCCATAATTGGCCAGCAATTCGGGCCGCTTGGGGCCGGCGAACAGAACCAACTGTTCTTGCAGTGATTCGCCGGGGCCCAACTGGGCAACATTGCTGTCGACATAAAACGAAACGTTGACGGCACGTTCTTGGTCATCCGGGATCACCTGGGGGTCCGCGACGATTCCCGCGACCGCACGGCGGAACGAATTCATCGCTTCGCCTTCGCCGGGCACATAAGCGACGGTGAAGTACTGGGCGTCCACGCCGATGTAGCTGAGCTGTTTGGATCGGTCATCCCCGTCGGGGGCAAAGATCACGTGGTTAGGGCTTTGCGGTTCGTTGCGTGCTTGTTTCAGCATCGCATAACCGCTGATCAAATCGTGACCCATCGCGGGCGTCTTGTAGACGACATCGCGGGCAGCCGCACCGCCCCAGTTCGGGCTGATTTTATTGCTGTACCACCAACCTTCCAGCGTCATTCCGTTGACGCCTTCCAAGCGATAGGCGACTTCCTGGGGCGAATCACCGGGGTTGCGAATCTGGACGTCCAAACCGATGTCATAGCTGCCGGGACGCACGGTGTAACCGCGTTGCATTTCCAGACCGGACGATGCGTCGTCC is from Crateriforma conspicua and encodes:
- the yidC gene encoding membrane protein insertase YidC; amino-acid sequence: MERRLFTFVLASSAFFVVYMGLRILFDVQPPPPANGDPAGVRPAAESLADADTPSDADDATAPEIADGAETADDAEATTDSDPLVAAEAADQTQAEDAEAVDHPGRQTWASLGSMAPDSPYFMMVTLTNRGGGIERIELTERNENGRLKYRRVDTRSGYMGYLAGQPASRIDGVAVNVVGQGTPAATAVAESGEIGLRVGDVVIAVAGTPVTTADEIDQALIDTEPGDEVTLEVIRGTSQNDSESDSASSSDQTLVFKVTLTEHPLDLVRLASQGGPEQVPGNLSRLSCLLSLEKINRKSIPAGGSRINGMLDATAALWESEITRADEGDANQPAGDLRAVFRLPLSATDLDDASSGLEMQRGYTVRPGSYDIGLDVQIRNPGDSPQEVAYRLEGVNGMTLEGWWYSNKISPNWGGAAARDVVYKTPAMGHDLISGYAMLKQARNEPQSPNHVIFAPDGDDRSKQLSYIGVDAQYFTVAYVPGEGEAMNSFRRAVAGIVADPQVIPDDQERAVNVSFYVDSNVAQLGPGESLQEQLVLFAGPKRPELLANYGLDDTIYYGWFSWPAKLLAGVLHFMYSLIGNYAVAIVMLTVVVRGMMFPLSRKAAINAQKMQELAPEMKKIAEKYKDDMEGRLKAQRELQQRVGFNPMAGCLPMFLQLPIFIGLYRALSVDIELRQAAFASWTNWASNLAGPDMLAYWGDWLWEYLSGRGTGWLGPYFNILPVVVMGLFLMQQKMFMPPATDEQTEMTQKVMTYMTLVMGLFFFRVPAGLCIYFITSSLWGICERLIVKRTIPQGKHFDSAVLEGTAARSSSSSSLADRLRQQLAPEEPQAERPNKRKRPVITQKGGKKRR
- a CDS encoding aldose epimerase family protein: MAALVAGPVMADVQQADFDSIQLYTLKNSSGMEVSVTNFGAIITSIKVPDRDGKFDDVALGYDSVDKYINAVDKPYFGAVVGRYGNRIAEGTFKLDGQTYTLAKNNPPNHLHGGIIGFDKVVWNAETKSTDRGDAVVLRYTAKDMEEGYPGKLDVTVTYTLTNDNEIIIDYHATTTKATPVNLTQHTYFNLKGEGRGTILDHELLINAKRFTPVDETLIPTGELAPVSGTPFDFTEAKAIGRDIGQEHQQLKFGLGYDHNFVLDREGKGMALAARVHEPISGRVLEVTTTEPGVQFYCGNFLDGRLTGKSGQPYVHRGGFCLETQHFPDSPNQPEFPSTILRPGKAYETTTKWKFTVKE